A window of Solanum stenotomum isolate F172 chromosome 3, ASM1918654v1, whole genome shotgun sequence contains these coding sequences:
- the LOC125857445 gene encoding uncharacterized protein LOC125857445, with protein sequence MKTLVLAPSPLRTFSPFSRFLYPNLNNNATHNYLLSPSPSKSFSSLTSIRPLLAMASQNVSSGDEVDIFQLIQAHQEKAARLSPIEDVRTLLHYSLRGVLSTFSQKYEGYPSASMVDFACDTYGSPILAVSNLAVHTKDLLATSRCSLLVARDPEDRTDLVITVHGDAVPVPETEKEGIRATYLARHPKAFWVDFGDFQFMRIEPRIVRYVSGVATAILGSGEFSKEEFRTAKVDPIYQFSKPITSHMNKDHTEDTKLIVQHSTSVPVDFAYMLDVDSLGFNVKACYKDTDFKLRVPFPRRAVDRKDVKAVIVEMLQAART encoded by the exons ATGAAGACTCTTGTATTAGCTCCTTCACCTCTACGCACCTTTTCCCCATTTTCACGCTTTCTATACCCTAATCTCAACAATAATGCTACTCATAACTACCTTCTTTCTCCGTCTCCATCTAAATCCTTTTCCTCACTAACCTCAATTCGTCCTCTTCTCGCCATGGCTTCTCAG AATGTATCATCTGGTGATGAGGTTGATATCTTTCAGTTGATTCAAGCTCATCAG GAAAAGGCTGCTAGGCTATCTCCTATTGAAGATGTTAGAACACTTCTTCATTATAGCCTCCGTGGTGTGCTTTCTACTTTCTCTCAG AAGTATGAGGGCTATCCTTCAGCTTCCATGGTAGATTTTGCATGCGATACCTATGGATCTCCAATATTAGCTGTTAGCAACTTGGCTGTTCACACCAAG GACCTCCTAGCTACTTCTAGATGCTCATTGCTTGTTGCAAGAGATCCTGAAGATAGGACTGACTTAGTAATTACAGTGCATGGTGATGCTGTTCCT GTACCGGAAACAGAGAAAGAAGGTATTCGAGCCACATATCTGGCTAGGCACCCTAAGGCATTTTGG GTTGACTTTGGTGATTTCCAATTCATGCGCATTGAACCCAGAATTGTACGTTATGTATCGGGCGTTGCAACTGCCATATTGGGATCTGGAG AATTTAGCAAAGAGGAGTTTAGAACAGCTAAAGTAGATCCAATATACCAATTTTCAAAGCCAATCACG TCACATATGAATAAAGATCATACGGAGGATACCAAGCTGATTGTGCAGCACTCGACATCAGTTCCG GTGGACTTTGCGTACATGTTGGATGTAGACAGTCTTGGTTTTAATGTCAAG GCTTGCTACAAGGACACCGACTTCAAGCTTCGAGTTCCATTCCCTAGACGTGCTGTAGACAGAAA GGATGTGAAGGCAGTTATTGTTGAAATGCTTCAGGCTGCCAGGACTTAG